One segment of Pyrococcus sp. ST04 DNA contains the following:
- a CDS encoding LEA type 2 family protein, which produces MGKVAGIVGVLFLLWLIYTGYFLMTLNPSVSAYWGPVEGDNVSIYFKIDLGNPSPVPIKLENLVLKLSGIPIAKVENVNLGFLKRDVSGSSEVNLNNLIDALIVHIKNKENSKIEVVGSVKILNIIPYNFSKDFEFRTNILEYLKNIRAEPRTYTVAGILPLKTPGVEGIYARWGKVSEDSLEVVGVVKLYNPNNFPLPIVNIGGEIYLNGIHVGRGSVMKTVTLPAKGRGEVPIRLQLYPKELKEALKSHILNGERSVLRLDLTFMLKVSGEVVEVKVGDIETTIETHILENIKV; this is translated from the coding sequence ATGGGAAAAGTTGCTGGAATAGTTGGTGTATTGTTCTTGTTATGGCTAATATATACTGGTTATTTTTTGATGACACTAAATCCGAGCGTCTCGGCGTACTGGGGTCCTGTTGAAGGAGACAACGTTAGCATATACTTCAAAATAGACCTTGGAAATCCCTCTCCAGTCCCAATAAAGTTGGAGAACTTGGTTCTTAAATTGAGTGGTATTCCTATAGCGAAAGTTGAGAATGTGAACCTAGGATTCCTAAAGAGAGATGTTTCTGGATCATCCGAAGTCAATCTCAACAACCTTATAGATGCCCTTATAGTTCATATAAAAAACAAGGAAAACAGTAAGATTGAGGTAGTAGGGTCAGTCAAAATATTAAACATTATCCCATACAACTTCTCCAAAGATTTTGAATTTAGGACAAATATCCTTGAGTATCTCAAAAATATCAGGGCTGAGCCAAGGACATATACGGTTGCTGGTATCCTTCCATTAAAGACCCCGGGAGTGGAGGGAATATATGCTAGATGGGGGAAGGTTTCTGAGGATTCCCTGGAAGTCGTTGGTGTTGTAAAGTTGTACAATCCAAATAACTTCCCCTTACCAATTGTTAACATTGGAGGAGAGATTTATTTAAACGGCATACATGTTGGTAGAGGATCTGTAATGAAGACAGTAACTTTGCCAGCTAAAGGAAGAGGAGAAGTTCCTATAAGATTACAGTTGTATCCGAAGGAGTTAAAGGAGGCTCTAAAATCACATATACTCAATGGAGAGAGAAGTGTCCTAAGGCTAGATCTAACTTTCATGTTGAAGGTCAGTGGTGAGGTGGTTGAGGTTAAAGTTGGGGATATCGAGACTACAATTGAGACGCACATCTTGGAGAACATTAAGGTTTGA